The Paramisgurnus dabryanus chromosome 17, PD_genome_1.1, whole genome shotgun sequence genome includes the window GTTGTGTGAACGTAccctgtgatggttggggttagggtgtGGGGTAGGTGAAgggaatagaatagaatatacagtttgttcagtataaaaaccattacaTCTATGGAATGttcccacaaaacatggaaaccagagtgtgtgtgtgtgtgtgtgtgtgtgtgtgtgtgtgtgtgtgtgtgtgtgtgtgttaatttTACCAGTTGGTGCTGCCCCATGGTCTTCTGGGAAACAGAGGAATGGCGTAGAGGCTCCAGCCAGCTTAAACAAGCATTTAAATGACtcctttctttaaaaaacacattcgtcatctctctctcttctcgACTTTCTCTGTCTCTATTCCATTGATCCAGCAGTCTGGCTGTTTCTTTGTTTTTGCCTTTTTGTGAAATATGTTATGTTTGCGCTGGTGTTGGTGTGTatgtttggtgtgtatgtacAGTAAGTTGATCCCTGTGATACTGGAAGATTGACCACAGACTCACTGGTAATTTATATGACCTCAACATTCTAGATCCTCTGTAGAACAAAAATCCCATtggacaaacacacacacataccaaaTGCATCTGGAGGAAATTTAGATGTCACAGAAACTTCAGTGTTTTCTAATGGTCATTCTTGAACTTCAACttgtataatataaaataatcatCTAGATGGTGGAaagttatatttatttttttgtttttgttgtttgttttgtttcagaTCCAGCCGTATGATAAGATCAAGTCTAAGGGTCTGCCGGACAACATAGCAGACAGTCTGAATAAGCTGGTGGTAGTGAAGCTCAATGGAGGTCTTGGAACTAGCATGGGCTGCAAAGGGCCCAAGAGCCTCATTAGTGTCCGTAACGAAAACACTTTCCTGGATCTGACTGTCCAGCAGATTGAGGTTTGTTTCATGGTGCTGGAAGCTTGCAGAGCTGTGTTTGACTAAAAACGATTGTACACCTTAAATATGACATTTTAGGTTTTGTGTTATTACACTAACCTCACTTAAATATGCAGAGAAAACTATAAGTTACCTTTTTTTTGTGAGTTGATTTACCCAAAAAGGTATAAACACCGAACCTGTGGTGCTTTTTACCTCACACTTTAGGTTTAAATGTATCTAGTTTCTTTgctgtaaaatgtaatatttccTACATACATGATTCACATACTTAGCAAGATCTAGATCACATGTCTCCTGACacagtttaaatatatatatataaatatatatatatatatatatatatatatatatatatatatatatatataaatatatatatatatatatatatatatatatatatatactttttagaATTCTTCACATGTGATTGATCTGCAGTGAAGCAAAATTGAATTATGGTTTCTTTGAAAGTATTTCAAATCCAAAACCTAAGAAAGTATGAATTCTTCCAGCTGTGGAGAACCCAGCAGCTGTCTAAAAGATCTAAAATGTGTGAGTGGACCTCCACCCATAGGTCTTAAATCACAAACACATGTTCCTCCATTCCTTCCTCATCCTACAGCTGTAAAATGCAGCCACATTCCAGACTTTGCTCTCGTTTTTCTCTCAGTGCCATTGACTGAATGATAGGTAGTGATCATGAACCAGGGGTAAAACTGAAACACAGAGAGCTGTGTTCATTGCAGGAGGGATAAAAAGTTGGGGCCCCAAACTAAACCCACTGGGACGTCCCTGCTGAAGAACACTCCGCTCAGTGTCTCTTCAGAACTGAGCATTTACCTGACTTGTGTAGTCTCATATACCCCTCACTGAATAAGGTCTATTAGTAGATGTAAATGAGCAATCTGTCTCTCTCCTTCAGATATACAGACTGCCGTTTCTGTGCCTTGCAAACCCTAGGCAGGTTTATGCCATTTCGGCTTTTTTTGCTGCAATTCATGACCATATTTTGGACTGCAGGACCTAAAATCTGTCAAAACTTCCAACAGTTTTCAAAACAGAACTTTGCTgtttctttttcttaaacattaaaatgactttgagctgtgtgtgtgcaaaGTTTTAAGGTAAAACACGAGTTCTCATTCTGGTTTATTTGTTTGGTCTATTCAGCACTTGAATAAAACCTACAATGCTGATGTTCCACTGGTGCTTATGAACTCCTTCAACACAGATGAAGATACCAAGAAGATCCTACAGAAATACACACACCACAGAGTCAAGATACACACTTTCAACCAGAGCAGGTATTAAAGTGAATACACTCACACATATGTCtgatataaaataatttgtattgatttatttgtaggataaaaatatataatttagtATAATTACAGACAAGCCAAATCATACCCTTTTAAGGGAACTTATTATGCCCATTTTAACAAGATGTAATTTAAATCTCAAGTGTGCCCAGAAAGTGTCTGTGACATTTCAGCTTAAATACCTCACATATCATTTATCACAGatcatgtccaaaatgcccctatttgggtgggagcaaaaacacgctgtttttgtgtctgtacctttaactGTAACTGAGCTACTAGCTCCTCACTCTCTAACCCATATCACTTTTCCACCGAGGCTGGCTCTGTGTCAGCACTGAAGGGGACACTCGGCCAGACCTCATTACTGGTTTGTGTTTCCACAAAAAGAAAGCTGAGTGCACTACATCACCAGTGACCAGAACCGAGCTGCCGAAAATTCTTAGCTTTTTCAttcaataaattaatacatttgcCTGAAAACAATTTGCCTGAAAATAATTACTATGAACATTTATAATGAATAAGTTTATGTAACTCTGTTTTATGTCGTGTACTTGGCTTTTACGCGTTACACCGTGTCTAAAAAAGGCAAATACGAGCAGCTGACCACACTTAATGTAAATACAGGCAGTCATAGCCTAGTGGTTATAAAGTCGGGCTTGTAACCTGAGAGTTTCCGGTTCGAGTTTCACGGCCGGCAGGTTgtgactgtggtgcccttgctgtttgtgtgttcactactcactgggaCGGGCTAAATGCAGAGTTCACATTTCGAGTATGCATTGCATACTTGACAAGCATGTTACTTTCActtacagtctgagacaatagtatgtCACTATTAATATATTGCAGACAGCCTATAACTCGTTCAGGGTAGGAACTATGGTTatgcaggactgtcagtcagtagctgtgggcggggctttatcattGTGACTTCACATTAacagagaatcaaaacagcatgtctaatgagactgttTTGGTTTAATGGAGATTTAAAAATGAGTGGGTGGATTTATTtaattgtagggtggttgtgttcacttACTGCCAACTCACATTTTTGGATTTTGCATAACAGGAAACATTTATGCAATGTGAACAAACACCATACCTTTAATGACACACCACATAACCACCAACCTATTTTTAAGCAAATATGCATCTTGTGAATGAGAGAGTTAGCAAAGACACTCAGCATTAATccaataataattaatttatttattttatttaataataaaagataATGAATTTCAAACTGAACCAATCATATTAATATAAGTACATATGCAAATAAATATATTGATATAATACGTATAGAAGTATTCAAGTGCCATTTGGACAGAGCCTCCAACTACTCAATATTTTGCTTCAGTATAATTTTCGGGACAATTAGAGCGGGATTCGGGACAGCAGCTTAGATTTCTGGACTGCGCCGAATTTTCCGGGACGTCTGGTCACCCTAAAGTGATGTCACACAGATTTGTTTAGAGCACATTTAATCAGCCTAAGCACACTACAATTctgttaaaactagttaaagATTGATAAAGCTTCTAAGCTATAATTGGGATACATTCATATTTGATGGGCTTGTCAGAGCATAAATTTTAACTACAGATGCTTGTGGGAAATGACTACATGTGTTACTCAAAATGAAGTGCTAAAATGCCTCAGATACAGTCCCAGTTGAAGTTCAAGCTTCTGGAAGAAACAGTATAAATTAAGGGGATTAAGACAAGGATGAAGACTACCTAAAACATCAAATGTAGCAGCCCCCCTCCACCCTCTTATCTCTCAGGCTCTATTTGACCTGAATAAGCCTGGAATACAGGAATAAGATTTTAGAGGCTCTTTGAAAACACACTTCCATTTCATAAATAgcttacattttcttttaaagttaTGTTTTTAGAGGCTTTTGTGCCTTTATTCAAATAGAATAGTGGAGTGTAGACAGGAAAGTGTTGGGTGGAGATAGATTAGCTGGATTGGCAAAGGACCCTGAGAGTCGTCGTAAGCATACCTGGGGCTATACTGTATGTAAGTGCACTATCTATGGGGCTATCAGTGCCGACCAGCATAGATTTATTACCCATAAACCTACTTGAAGTATATTTCctctttttaaaagaaaaaacacttTGACAGAGCACCATCAACAATTTTTTATGTAGTATCctggaaattttaaatattgaagtGCTGGCTTTTGTGAGCTGAAAAACATGATTACGTCTATAACCAATAATGTCTTAATATTACACATCTAAATTGttctaaaaaataatataaaaataatactgctttcaaacaaatggTTTgctaattaaatttaaaaagcCCTGATTTTATCTTAGTTATGTTAGTCTGAAGTTgctaataataaaacattattatgGCCCATAGCAATATGATCACAGGTGCGATTGCTCTTCTTCTAAACAGCACAGTGCTGTTGGCTGGTGTTCCTGATCTGTTTCCTTTTACTGGACACATTACTTCAAAATCTTTTGAAAATTCACATTCTTGAATCTCTCCAGGTATCCACGGATAAATAAGGAATCCTTGTTGCCGGTTGCGAAGGACATGGGTTTGACTGGAGAAAATGCAGATGTGTGGTATCCTCCTGGTCACGGCGACATTTATGCCAGCTTTTATAACTCTGGTCTGCTGGAGCAGCTCATCGCTGAAGGGAAGGAGTACATTTTTGCCTCCAACATTGATAACCTGGGTGCCACCGTAGACCTGTATATATTGAACCACCTGGTGAGCCAGCCAAATGGCAAACGGTGCGAGTTCATCATGGAAGTCACGGACAAGACCAGAGCGGATGTCAAGGTGCCGTACACTAACCTTAAACAACACTGTGATGCTTCTCATCCTAATCTTTAGTCTTTAGATTACATTTGTATTCATGTATTCATTACATGTAAAGCTGATCTGTTACTGatctaaaaaaaacattcatccaGGTCACACCTGGTTTAAACATCCATGTCAGATGATCTGATTAAAGGTGTTCAGCTGGGACAGATCAGATGGGCTGGTCAGAATTATTAGACATGAAGAGTTGGTATATGTAGTGTTTATACTTTTCAAGGAGGTGAACTTATGAATAATATACAGTACCTATATTAAACGTAAACGATTCTATAGTTTAAATATTGGCCATTAACTTAAGTAGTACTTAATAATATTAAGGTTATAGAGTGTAGTTCtagaaaatgtaatttatgtaCTTTATGTTGTATTTTCTTTTGAACGCTGTATGTGTTTCCAGGGAGGTACACTTATTCAATATGATGGGAAGCTTCGGCTACTGGAGATTGCCCAGGTTCCAAAAGCTCATGTAGATGAATTCAAATCAGTCACCAAGTTTAAGATCTTCAACACCAACAACCTGTGGATCTCCCTGTCTGCCATGAAGAAACTACAGGAGCAGAACGCCATGGACATGGAAATAATAGTCAACCCTAAGGTAGGAAAACTGCTGCTTGGCGTTTTTTCCAAACTCAGCGCTGAATGcccagagttgaaaaatgttcagtGAAACGCTCAGCTCTTCAATGTCGCTTCCTActtggccgtccaatcacaggtGGAGGAGGGGTGAGAAAAAATATCACAATAACCAACCTGTGCATCACTCAACGACTGATAatcaaagcagaagtatcatagcaaccaaaacACTTCATTTAAAAAACCTTGCAAGCATACACAGTCGGTGTCCACCTGGCATTTTCAGCTACGTTTAAACGCTTTGGTATTTAAGGCCCCTAActcaaattataaaaaattttaggggtggtttcccggacagggattagcttaagccaggactaggcctagttttaacaaacatgccttactaaacaaagggtactgatgtattttaagatatgtcggtgcaagttgttttcagtttgaacagctcttaaaatatttttttctaggactagtctgatccctgtctggaaaaccgccccataatgttgtacttttttatttgtcatttctaccAAAATTGTTACTAATAGTTTTCCTATTCCTTGGTTTAATTATGAACAAAAATTTGGCAACCATCGGCATCACGGTTTGTTGGTAAAAACTAAGTCCCGCAGCAAAACCAGTTAAACTATATACAGTGCCCCCCCATTAGTATTGGGACAAAAGGGCAAAATTGCTCCTGTTTTAACATGCTGTATATATTTTATCAACTCATTGGAACAACACGTTAGTATTTTAATTCTTCtactgatg containing:
- the ugp2b gene encoding UDP-glucose pyrophosphorylase 2b isoform X2, coding for MSLFVEGLSKELLSGPVEMAQFQEVMRQQLESSMHVELEKLLSTAKGRDAEVSKKDFDGFMKIFHRFLQVKGPSVEWPKINRPPEDSIQPYDKIKSKGLPDNIADSLNKLVVVKLNGGLGTSMGCKGPKSLISVRNENTFLDLTVQQIEHLNKTYNADVPLVLMNSFNTDEDTKKILQKYTHHRVKIHTFNQSRYPRINKESLLPVAKDMGLTGENADVWYPPGHGDIYASFYNSGLLEQLIAEGKEYIFASNIDNLGATVDLYILNHLVSQPNGKRCEFIMEVTDKTRADVKGGTLIQYDGKLRLLEIAQVPKAHVDEFKSVTKFKIFNTNNLWISLSAMKKLQEQNAMDMEIIVNPKTLDGGLNVIQLETAVGAAIKCFDNALGINVPRSRFLPVKTTSDLLLVMSNLYSLEAGSLNMSEKREFPTTPHVKLGSSFTKVQEYLMRFESIPDMLELDHLTVSGDVTFGKQVSLKGTVIIIANHGERIDIPAGSMLENKIVSGNLRILDH
- the ugp2b gene encoding UDP-glucose pyrophosphorylase 2b isoform X3 is translated as MAQFQEVMRQQLESSMHVELEKLLSTAKGRDAEVSKKDFDGFMKIFHRFLQVKGPSVEWPKINRPPEDSIQPYDKIKSKGLPDNIADSLNKLVVVKLNGGLGTSMGCKGPKSLISVRNENTFLDLTVQQIEHLNKTYNADVPLVLMNSFNTDEDTKKILQKYTHHRVKIHTFNQSRYPRINKESLLPVAKDMGLTGENADVWYPPGHGDIYASFYNSGLLEQLIAEGKEYIFASNIDNLGATVDLYILNHLVSQPNGKRCEFIMEVTDKTRADVKGGTLIQYDGKLRLLEIAQVPKAHVDEFKSVTKFKIFNTNNLWISLSAMKKLQEQNAMDMEIIVNPKTLDGGLNVIQLETAVGAAIKCFDNALGINVPRSRFLPVKTTSDLLLVMSNLYSLEAGSLNMSEKREFPTTPHVKLGSSFTKVQEYLMRFESIPDMLELDHLTVSGDVTFGKQVSLKGTVIIIANHGERIDIPAGSMLENKIVSGNLRILDH
- the ugp2b gene encoding UDP-glucose pyrophosphorylase 2b isoform X1 encodes the protein MNIESSSFKSMCILPSQKEFPQFQGNKNMNRNSLSKELLSGPVEMAQFQEVMRQQLESSMHVELEKLLSTAKGRDAEVSKKDFDGFMKIFHRFLQVKGPSVEWPKINRPPEDSIQPYDKIKSKGLPDNIADSLNKLVVVKLNGGLGTSMGCKGPKSLISVRNENTFLDLTVQQIEHLNKTYNADVPLVLMNSFNTDEDTKKILQKYTHHRVKIHTFNQSRYPRINKESLLPVAKDMGLTGENADVWYPPGHGDIYASFYNSGLLEQLIAEGKEYIFASNIDNLGATVDLYILNHLVSQPNGKRCEFIMEVTDKTRADVKGGTLIQYDGKLRLLEIAQVPKAHVDEFKSVTKFKIFNTNNLWISLSAMKKLQEQNAMDMEIIVNPKTLDGGLNVIQLETAVGAAIKCFDNALGINVPRSRFLPVKTTSDLLLVMSNLYSLEAGSLNMSEKREFPTTPHVKLGSSFTKVQEYLMRFESIPDMLELDHLTVSGDVTFGKQVSLKGTVIIIANHGERIDIPAGSMLENKIVSGNLRILDH